The window TGGTACAATGAAAAACGGATCAAGCTCTCTCTCGGCTCACTCAGTCCCATTGAATATCGAGAGCGCCTAGGTCTGACGACATAAACCCGTCCAAGATTTTTGCCGCACCCCCATCTGGAAAGTCTTGCACGCTGATTTACAGGTCTGGGTGCCTTGATTGGTAATGCGCAGCAACGGGTCATCGGTGGCGCCGCCGTGCACGGTG of the Chitinivorax sp. B genome contains:
- a CDS encoding IS3 family transposase; its protein translation is WYNEKRIKLSLGSLSPIEYRERLGLTT